One window of Papaver somniferum cultivar HN1 chromosome 9, ASM357369v1, whole genome shotgun sequence genomic DNA carries:
- the LOC113314102 gene encoding TIMELESS-interacting protein-like, which produces MEKTGGGGGGAPPATGCYKCGRPGHWSRDCPSSSSATNPNPISTSNTNPKSNTYFSGSSSSPFKNAGGGFSKPLIDKPIEKPKKNPRSRPKLTPNLLLSDDGLGYILRHFPRSFKFRGRGHEVDDLGNLIDLYTQWHHRLLPYYSFDQFVEKVEQVGATRQVRTCVRELRDRVSHGGDPSKLHEPPVHLNEPVEPTPEPENANNLENPIPDVGDSVLETHHDMDVEEEMLDEVYQAATTETSHPSPHPVTTSTAQVPSDRSSSLNKLPNQPSDNGASGSSTSQLSDEQKARIEANRLKALERAAARAALSQAG; this is translated from the exons ATGGAGAAGACCGGAGGAGGTGGAGGAGGAGCACCACCAGCAACAGGGTGTTATAAATGTGGTCGTCCTGGTCACTGGTCTAGAGATTGTCCATCATCCTCTTCGGCGACAAACCCTAACCCTATTTCCACTTCTAATACCAATCCCAAATCTAACACTTACTTCAGTGGATCTTCATCATCACCTTTCAAAAACGCAGGTGGTGGCTTTTCAAAACCCTTAATAGACAAACCTATTGAAAAGCCCAAAAAAAATCCAAGAAGTAGACCTAAACTCACTCCTAACCTTCTCCTTTCTGATGATGGCCTTGGTTATATTCTTCGTCATTTCCCTCGATCTTTCAAATTCCGCGGTCGCGGACATGAG GTTGATGATCTGGGCAACCTGATTGATCTATACACTCAATGGCACCATCGTCTGCTTCCTTACTACTCGTTTGATCAGTTCGTTGAGAAAGTGGAACAAGTTGGCGCCACTAGACAAGTTCGG ACATGTGTTAGAGAATTGAGAGACAGAGTTTCTCATGGAGGGGATCCCTCAAAGTTACATGAACCACCTGTCCACCTTAACGAGCCTGTTGAGCCAACTCCTGAACCAG AGAATGCTAACAACTTGGAAAACCCTATTCCTGATGTGGGAGATTCAGTACTGGAGACCCACCATGATATGGATGTGGAGGAAGAAATGCTTGATGAGGTTTACCAGGCGGCTACTACA GAAACAAGTCATCCATCGCCACATCCAGTGACTACTTCAACTGCTCAAGTACCATCTGATCGCAGTAGTTCACTAAATAAATTACCAAATCAGCCATCAGATAATGGGGCAAGTGGTTCTAGCACTTCCCAATTGTCTGATGAACAAAAAGCTCGTATAGAAGCTAACCGGTTGAAGGCTTTAGAGAGAGCTGCTGCTCGTGCCGCCCTGTCGCAGGCAGGTTAA
- the LOC113312209 gene encoding protein SENSITIVITY TO RED LIGHT REDUCED 1-like: MAEESPQTLPATFPIVQMPVKSGEDWKVIVPRRGKKRRKRTNPKIETVEQARWAPTDIETDPEKESILMQKIQICMNTLENSKFYSTILNQILTPQIMSYFTSVLASEPKMQMVIYGIGSIDSYETPRLQLALAILIKRRFDWIGDIEVFDPLLSKTKSSVLEALGCSILPVNEQGQRQVSKPTVFFMPHCEAVLYDNLLQANRKSEFLNRTVIFGNIFEKYAESILEFKNLLSFDNSVNHVLTIQRFSAEVKIEIVSDEYFRSFHDSSWHFFNLDQDMDLELKVH; the protein is encoded by the exons ATGGCAGAAGAGAGTCCACAGACACTTCCAGCTACCTTTCCCATAGTTCAAATGCCTGTAAAATCCGGAGAAGATTGGAAGGTTATTGTACCTCGTcgtggaaaaaaaagaagaaaaagaaccaaTCCCAAAATTGAAACCGTCGAACAAGCACGATGGGCTCCTACTGATATTGAAACTGACCCCGAAAAAGAATCCATATTGATGCAGAAGATTCAGATATGCATGAATACTCTTGAAAATTCCAAATTTTACAGTACCATCCTGAATCAGATCCTAACTCCTCAAATCATGAGTTACTTCACTAGTGTTTTAGCCTCCGAACCTAAGATGCAGATGGTTATATATGGTATTGGCAGCATTGATTCTTATGAAACCCCTCGATTACAACTTGCACTTGCAATATTGATTAAGAGAAGATTTGACTGGATAGGAGATATAGAGGTCTTTGATCCCCTGCTTTCAAAAACAAAATCTAGTGTTTTGGAGGCTTTAGGTTGTTCCATTTTGCCAGTAAACGAACAAGGGCAGAGACAGGTTTCGAAGCCAACGGTGTTTTTCATGCCACATTGTGAGGCCGTCTTGTACGATAATCTTTTACAGGCAAACCGGAAATCAGAGTTCTTGAATCGT ACAGTAATATTTGGCAACATCTTCGAGAAGTATGCAGAATCTATTTTGGAGTTTAAGAATCTACTCTCATTTGATAACtctgtgaatcatgttttgaCGATACAGAGATTTTCAGCCGAGGTTAAGATTGAGATAGTTTCAGATGAATATTTTAGGTCATTTCATGATTCAAGTTGGCACTTCTTCAATCTGGATCAAGATATGGACCTAGAACTTAAAGTGCATTAA